CAGGGAATACTTCCAAATGAACAGAACACACAACAATCACCCTCTTTGGGCCTTAAAACCTCTTTACATTGCTCACATTGATAAAAAAACTGGCAGGCATCTGTTGGCATTTCTTCTTGCTTGGAGTGGCCGCAATTAGAACACGTCAAAACAGATTTTAAAATAGTTTCCATAGGTATGTTTATAACATTGATGTGATATCCGAGCCCATTGTCGGATAGGCATAAATCATTTTCTTTAAGTCTCGTACTGGCACCTCTTTGTACATCGCAAGTGAGAAAAAGTTAATCGTTTCTTCTACCCCCGGACCAATGAGATGAGCTCCCACCAAAGTACTTTTATCAGTGTCTATTATGGTTTTATAAGCATATTCCTGAACGTTAAGACGTTTAGCATTGAACCACCCTGGAACTGCCTTACTGTTCACTTTGATATTTAACCCAGCTTTCTCCGCTTCCACTTCAGTCAGACCTACCGAAGCCATAGGTGGTAGGGTAAAGACAACTGACGGCATAGGTGGATATTCCGGTTTCTTATTTTTACCCTTTAATATGTTGGAAGCAATGATATTACCTTCATAAACAGCTACCGGGGTTAATGGAAGCCCATCAGTATCGGCAGCGTCACCAGCAGCATATATGGATGGATTGGAGGTACTTTGTAAGTACTTATTGACCTCAATTCCTTTCTTGTTATAATTTACAGAAGCCTTCTTCAAGTTCAAGTCATCAATATGGGGTACTCTTCCCGCACTGTTGAAAACAGCTTCAGCTGTAAACTCTGTTTCGGAACCATTTGTTTCACCAATTACCGTATAACCTTTTGCATCTTGCTTGATTCCCGTGACGTTTGTTTCGAGCATCAATCTTACTCCAAGTTTTCTGGTGGCCTCCGACAAATGGTGAACTATATCCTTATCAAAATTCTCCAAAGGCTGAGGTCCCCGATGTATGATGGTAACTTCTGCTCCACATCGCTTAGCTATATGTGCAAACTCAAAGGCAATGTATCCACCACCTATAAAGATTAATGAGTTAGGAAGTTCCTGAAGATTTAAAAAATCTGTACTTGTCAATGCAAGGTGACCACCGTCAAATTTCAACTGGCGTGGACGTGCTCCAGTTGCAATAACAATCTTGCTTCCCTTTAAAACTTCCGATGCAATTTCGACTGCATCACTGCCGATGAAGCGAGCGGCACCATGATAGGTGTCGATATCATTGTGTTTATATCCTTTTTCAATTTTTTCAGGCATTGCATCTACAAATTCCTGTTTAAAGACCATAATGTCCTTCCATTCTACTTCAGGAACCGTATTAATACCCTTTCCTGCCAGACGTTGAGCGAAGTCTCTCACTTCGGTAGCACCAATGATTATTTTTTTCGGGTCACAACCACGAAGAGCACAAGTTCCACCATAGGGTAGCTCATCTGTCACAGCTACTTTTAATCCTTTGGAAGCACACTTATTCGCAACAGTCATACCCGACATACCTGAACCTATTACTATAACATCATATTTCTTCATGGTCTTTCTACTTTTGTGACTTTATATCCTGTCCGTTCAATTGCCGTCCTTACTTCTTCAACGTTCGTGCGGGTACTATCATATTCAACTATGGTATTACCTTCTTCGTAAGATACTTTGCAGGAGACAATACCGTTTAGCTTGTTAACTTCGGATGTTACATGACCCTCACATCCAGCGCAGGGCATACCGCTCACTAAAAATTCCGTGGTCTGAATGTTTTTCTCCTGCACGAACACAACCTCCTTTTCATTGGAAGGATAAAAAGCTTCTGCATAGTAAGGGAATGCCAGACTCAGAGCAACAAAAACAGTTACTCCACCCAAAAATGTTCTGGATTGGAAGAAAGAAGGTTCGGTTTTCGTGTCACAACCACAGTCATCATCTTGTGTAGCCTTTAGGTTCAAATACCAGGCGAATCCTAAAGCAACCAATGAAACTACTACAAGAGGCCACCTGAGAGGCTCCAGCCAACCAAATGCTCCTGCAATACCTCCCGTTCCAGCTACGAAAGCAAGTAAGGGAGTTATGCAACAAAGAGAACTGGCGATCCCGGTTAAAATTCCCACTCCAAGTAGATTGTGTTTTGCTTTCATATAGCTTCAGGTTGGTGGTCCAATAAATTAAAAAAGGGAGCAAGAAGTTGTCGATGGTCATCCCGCAGTGAATAAAAGATGGTCTGACCTTCCTTTTCTGATTTTACAAAATCTCTATCCTTCAGCTTTCGCAAGTGCTGTGACACTGCTGGTATCGTCATGTTCAGGATATCACTTAAATCACAAACACATAACCTTTCTTCTACCTGAAGGACATAAAGAATCTTTAATCTTACGCTGTTACTTACCAATGAGAGCTTATTGGTTAAGGCACCTACTGCCTCTTCAACTTCTGATATTTGTTCTTTACACCGTTTGATTTGGTTCAAATCGGCCTCTTTCCGTATGCAACTATTTTCTTCCATAAAACAAAGGTAAAAAATTATTTAAGCAAGTACTTAAATACATGAAATATTTTGTTCGGCTAATTATTTTTGACATCCGAGGGTGTAGGACTATTTTTTATTTTACAAATGGCATCATTTTAATTCAACTAATCAGTTATCTGGAGGAAAAAAATGAAGAAAATACCTGAATCACTTCGTCGCTGATAATGTGGGATAAAAAAACAGGATTGGATTTATAATTAATTTCCCATTGAAATAGAAAGTTCTTCTTGGATGGCTGGCATCTATACCCCGTTGTTTTCCATTCTATTTCAAAATAAAACTTCTCCATCCCGTAATCACCATTTTAAGCACAGAATAATATGTACACGCCTGCCACTGTTTTGAAACATAGGTTAAGTAGGTTTTTATTAGCTCCTCCTCCTATTAATTGCACTTCCTGTGCATTCATATTTTAATACCTTTGCAATGTGAAATTTTTAGTAGTCATATTATCTATTTATTTCCTGGGGCTAAACTTTATTCCCTGTGATGACACAGCCGTATCTGAAAATCTGGATACCATCTCTGTTAGTTTGGAAGTAGATCAGGATCAGCAAGGGGATCAGCATGGAACTTCAGATGACTGTCCTCCTTTTTGCCAGTGTCACTGCTGCCATGTGCATGTCGTGAGATTCGAAACAAGTAGCTTCGAATTATTTGAGCCAAAAATGCCTTTTTTGACACCTTTATTTGGCGAGAGCCCAGGCAAAGAAATTGCCTTTTCTCACTTCCAGCCTCCCTGTGTTTAATTCAGTTTTAGGATAGCTATATCCTGTTGTCAATGGCTTCGGCCAGAGAATTTTATCACAAACTGAATTAAATTATCATGTATGATTAATAAGATCATTGATTTTTCGATCAATAATAAATTTATTATTGGTCTACTTACAGTGGTGTTAATTGGTGCAGGGATCTGGAGCGTTTTTCAGGTTCCGGTAGATGCCCAACCAGACATCACAAATAACCAGGTGCAGGTGATCACCCAGGCACCCAATTTAGGAACTGAAGACATCGAGCAGTTCGTCACCTACCCCGTAGAAATTGCCATGAGTAATCTCCCGGGTGTAACAGAGATTCGCTCAATATCCAGGTTCGGACTTTCTGTAGTAACTATTGTCTTTGAAGACGACATGGGTACATATCTCCCCAGGCAGTTGGTAGGTGAAAAACTGAATGCCGTAAAAGATGAAATTCCCGAAGGATTCGGACAACCTTCCATGGGACCTATTTCCACAGGGCTGGGGGAAATATATCAATACACTCTCGAAATAGAAGAGGAATTCGAGGATGACTTCTCCCCTACTGAGTTGAGAACAATTCAGGATTGGATCGTACGCCGACAAATGGCAATGGTGCCGGGAGTTGTGGAAGTGAACGGTGTTGGCGGAATGATAAAGCAGTATGAAGTTGCTGTACATCCCGATGAGCTAAAAGCTATTGGACTTTCCATTTCTGATGTTTTTGCCGCCCTTGAAAACAATAATCAAAATACCGGTGGGGCTTATATTGAAAAGAACCATCAGGCAAACTTCATTCGGGGCGAGGGACTTGCCCGAAGTGTGGAGGATCTGGAAAAGATTGTCGTCACTACTTCCGGCGGAGTACCTATAACAGTTTCAGATGTTGCCGATGTTCGTATAGGAAGTGCCGTACGTTATGGAGCGCTGACAAAAAATGGACAGGGAGAAGCCGTTGGTGGAATGGTCATGATGCTGAAAGGAGCCAATTCCAATGAGGTAATTGACAATGTAAAAGACAGGATCACGCAGATTCAGAAATCCCTTCCGGAAGGTGTTTCTATAAAACCATTTTTGGATAGAAGTGAACTTACTAGTGACACTACTTCCACAGTTACAAAAAACCTGCTCGAAGGGGGGCTAATTGTAATTTTTGTCTTGGTTCTGCTTCTTGGAAATTGGCGGGGAGGTTTAATAGTTGCCTCCACAATTCCGCTCTCCCTCCTGTTTGCTTTCATTCTGATGAACCTTTTTGACGTCTGGGCAAACCTCATGAGCCTCGGGGCTATAGACTTCGGAATTATAGTAGACGGAGCCGTGATCATTGTGGAAAGTACCGTTTTTACCATCCATCAGCGCATGAAGAAAAGAGGCGAATTAAATAAATCTGAAAGAAATTCCATCGCCTCCTCTTCTGCAAAAAAGATGATGAATTCTGCCTTTTTTGGGCAGCTTATAATCCTTATCGTATTTCTGCCAATCCTCGCCCTGGAAGGGGTTGAAGGAAAGATGTTCAAACCAATGGCACTTACCTTCATCTTCGCCATGCTGGGTGCAATGATCCTGTGTTTGACATACGTTCCAATGATCTCTGCTCTCTTTTTGAAGGAAAGTAAAAAGCGAAAGAAATCCTATGGAGACAAATTTGTTGGTTGGGTTCAGGACAAATATGAGCCTCTGTTAGACAGATCCCTAAAAAGAGGAAAAATTGTGCTGGGCACCGCTATAGCATTATTTGCTTTAGCTGCCTTTATGTTCACCAAAATGGGAGGGGAATTTATTCCGCAGCTCGACGAAGGGGACATAGCTTTTCATATTATCCTGAAGCCGGGAAGTTCGCTTGACGAGGGAATTGCAACCTCCACAAGAATAGAACAGCTTCTTCTGGACGAGTATCCGGAAATAGAACAGATCGTCACTCGTTTTGGAGTTTCTGATGTCCCAACAGATCCTATGCCTATGGATATTGGAGACAGCTTTATTATTCTAAAAGATAAAGATGAGTGGATCTCTGCCGATTCAAAGGATGAGCTTATTACCAAGATCAAAGAAACAATCGGCATTATTCCCGGCGTTAGCTATGAATTTACCCAGCCAGTAGAAATGCGGTTCAACGAACTTCTTACAGGTGTTCGAGAAGATGTTGCAGTCAAACTTTATGGTGAAGATCTGGAGGTTCTAGCAAGCAAGGCGCAGGAGATGGGCAACATTATTTCTACTGTAGAAGGGGTTGCCGATATGAAAGTCGAGGCCACAGCCGGATTACCACAAATCACGGTCAACTATAACAGGAATAAAACTGCCCAATATGGTTTACAGATCAAGGAGCTGAATTCCCTTATCCAGTCGGCTTTTGCCGGCGGAGATGCGGGAGTTATTTTTGAAGGGGAAAGGCGGTTGGACCTGGTAGTGCGATTACAGGAAGAGGAAAGAACAAGTATTGAAAATATCAGGAATTTGTTTGTAACCCTGCCTTCAGGTAGCCAGATCCCGCTGAAAGAAGTGGCTGAAATAAGTTATCAACCCGGCCCGATGCAGATCAGTAGAGATAATACCAACCGTCGCACCTATGTGGGAGTAAACATCAGGAATCGTGATGTAAAGTCTGTGGTGGAAGATATTCAGACCAAACTGGATGCTGAGTTTGAACTACCGCCCGGGTACTACATTCGCTATGGCGGAGCCTTTGAAAATTTTGAACGGGCAAGTAAGAGACTGCAAATCGTTGTTCCCATTGCCCTGCTCCTCATTTTTATCCTGATCTATTTTGCTCTCAAATCCTTTAAGCAAACCACCATGATCTACATAGCCATTCCACTTGCAGCTATTGGAGGAATATTTTCTTTATGGCTGCGAGACATGCCCTTTAGCATTTCAGCCGGGGTTGGTTTCATTGTTTTATTTGGAGTGGCTGTCTTAAATGGTCTTGTACTTATAAGCAGCTTCAATGAATTAAAAGAAGAAGGTGTGAAAAGTCTAAATGAAAGGATCAGTCTTGGAACAAGAAGTAGAATCCGGCCTATTTTGCTTACGGCTCTTACCGATGTGCTTGGGTTCCTGCCTATGGCTATTTCCAGCTCGGCCGGAGCAGAAGTGCAACGGCCGCTGGCAACCGTAGTTATAGGGGGCTTAATCACTTCTACCCTCCTCACATTGTTCATTCTGCCTATTCTGTATAAATGGGTCGAATCAAGGTCGGGCAGGATGAAATTTAAACCCGCAACAGGTGGATCTTTTGCGCTTATCCTTGTTCTATTCCTTTTACCCGTGGGTTTAAATGCTCAAACAACTGAATTGTCTCCGCAGGTAAGTCAGGAGGAAGCCGTTGCCCTGGCTCTTCAGAATTACCCACTTCTGAAAAATGAAAAGTTGAGAATTGACCAGGAGCATGCAATGAAGAAGTCTGCCTGGGATCTCGGGGAAACCGAAGTATTCATGGGTGGAGAAGAGCTTGGAGATGCCGGGGGAATATACACCACAATAGGCGTTCAACAGAAAGGGGTGGATTTATTGGGGATTCCTTTTAAAAGTAAACTTTACAATAAAAAGATTGCCCTTGCCGAAGAAGCCTATGATCTGTCTCAACTTCAGGTGGCACAGGAGGTAAAAATAGGCTGGAGCCGGGCCTTTTCAGCAAAACAACAGTATTTGTTATTTCAGAAACTGGATTCCCTGTACCAAAAATTAAATCAGGCAGTCGGTCTACGGTATGAGGTAGAGGCCATTTCCAGATTAGAAATGCTCACAGCCAAAAATAAGATCAACCAAATTTCGATTGATCTGCAACAGGCCGAGATGGACTACCTAACAGCCGTCCAAAAACTGAATCTTTGGCTGGGAAATGGGCAAGTCTATGATGTCCCGGAAGATTTTAAAGATATCCCTGAGGATGAAATTTTCCTCACTGAAGAATTACCCGAAGATCACCCTCTTTTAGAAGTTTCTGAAAAGAAGGTTGCGGTGGCAGAAGCTGCTTATGCTGCAGAAAAGGCTAATTTTCTTCCTGACTTCAGTGTTCAGTACGGACTTCAAAAAGTGAATGGAGCAACCGGTTTTTATAATTATCAGGCCGGAATATCTATTCCAATTCTTTCCGGAGCTGCCCACGGTGAAGCTAAAGCGGCAAAAATAGAAAAGAAAATTGCACAAAGAGCTGCCGACTTTCAGAAAGACCAGGTAAGAACAGATTTTGAAATTGCCTTGAGCAACTATAAACGATGGAAATCTTCCTGGCTTTTTTACAAGGATGAAGTTTTGCCGTTACTGGAAGAACAACGGGAGGGATCATTACTCGCCTTTAACGAAGGTGCCATTGAATATGTGGCCTTTATCCAAAATTTAGACAATGCAATGGAGTCAGAAATTAAAGCGCTCGAAGCTTTTGAGAATTACCAGATAGCCCTTGCAGAATTACAATTTTACCTAACAGGAAAAAACTAAAAAGATGAAATTTCAAACACTATATATACTTCCTTTTCTCCTACTATTGTCTTGCGGGGAAAATGCTGAAAAAGAGGAGAATCAGAAAGAAGAAGCCGGTGAACCTGCTAAAACAGAAGCCGTCAAGGAAGCTATGCTTTCACAGCAGCAGTTCGATGTACTTGACATGAAAATTGACAGCCTTACTACCAGGTTAATGAGCGGCTATGTACAGGCAAATGGAGAGTTGGAAGTACCTCCTCAAAGTGAAGCTACAGTTACTCCTGTTATTGGAGGTAACGTATCGTCAATAATAGTGATCGAAGGAGATGAAGTTCAGCGTGGAGATGTATTGGCCTACATTGAACACCCGGAGATCATCGAAGTACAAACGCAATATATGAATGCCTTAAACAGTCTGAATTATCAGGAAAAAGAGTTCCAAAGACAAAAAAAATTGTACGAAGCCGGAGTGGGTTCAGGGCAAATTTTTCAGCGTGCAGAGGCAGAACTGCAAAGCCTGGAAGGACAGGTTGCAGGACTTAAAGCTCAACTGCAACAACTAAATATTAATCCTGAAACTATTCGAAATGGAAATATTCAGCAAAGGATCCCGGTAAGAAGCCCTATAGATGGCGCTGTACAATCGGTCAATATCAAAACAGGTCAATTTGTACAGGCGCAGTCTGAAATGTTCCATATCATTAATACGAAAGATGTTCACGTAGATCTCATGGTCTTTGAGAAAGATGTTGCCAAAGTAGAAAAAGGACAAAAAGTATATTTCACGATCGAATCATTACCGGGAACTGAACTAACTGCGGAAATCATTTCTGTAAGCAAGAATTTTGAACAGGACCCTAAAGCCGTTCATGTACATGCGGAAATTATCGACAGGCCCGAAAATCTTGTGCCGGGAATGTACGTTAGAGGGCGAATTGCGGTTGATAATCAACGAACAACAGCACTACCCGAATCTGCCATAGTTAGAGAAGGGGGTAAATTTTATGCTTTTACGGCAGAAGAGGAAGGAGATGCATGGAGCTTTAGACCTGTAGAGGTTATTACCGGTACAAATGGAGGTGAATGGGTTGAAGTAAAGCTATTAAAAGACCTGCCGGAAGAGACGAGATTTGCTTATAACAATGCCTACTATCTTATGGCTGAAATGCAAAAAGGAGAAGGCGGTCACGCGCATTAATTATGAAAGCAATAGAAAATTTTTTAGAGGAAAAGCAGGTGAGGCCTACAGCAATGCGGATGCTCATTTTTAAATTTTTAGCTCAAAAGCAAATGGCTGTAACTTTGGCTGACATCGAGACGGCTTTTGAAAAAAGTGAAAGAACAACTATATATCGTACCATTAAAACTTTTGAGGATAGTGGAATCGTCCACCTGATTGAAGACGGGAGTGGAGTAGCCAAGTATGCTCTTTGTGAGGCGGGCTGTAATTGTGAGCTCGATAGCGATCTTCATCTCCATTTTCACTGTGAAACCTGTAAAGAAACCCAATGCTTAACTGAAACTAAGATTCCGCATATCAATCTACCGCCGGGCTTTACAGCAACTAACGCCAGTTTGGTAGTCAAAGGAACCTGTGATAAATGCAATAAGGAATAATCTTTTTCAAACTTTGCGATTCTAAACCACAGCCATCAGGAAACAATGCACTTCCGTTGCAGGACTATATAGATTAATTTCGTTCCTGTAATTAATAAAGACATTATTAGATAGGAAAATACCGGTTTTATTGTATTGGCTTATTCTCTCTAATAACCTTTAATAAAAAGTTATGGCGAAAGACAAGGATTATAAAGACACAGAATTACAAGATCCAAAAATTACTTCTCCCAGAACGGCTGAAGAACCCGGACCAAAACCTGAAAAAGGGGAAGATAGCTGTTGTCCACCTCAGCATAAGGGAGCAGGTAAAGATGAGGAAGAAAGATCTTCCTTTATTCCTACCGTTGTAAGCCTGGTGCTTTTACTGCTGGGAATTGCCCTAGACTTTTTCGAAGTGGACTGGTTTAGTGGCTATTTGCGTTTAACTGTTTTTGGCGTTGCATACATTTTAGTTGGCAGCAAAGTGGTAAAACATGCCGTAACCAACATCGCAAAAGGAAATATCTTCAATGAATTTTTCCTCATGACCATTGCCACTCTCGGGGCTTTTTATATTGGAGAATATGCAGAAGGAGTGGCGGTAATGTTGTTTTATGTAATTGGAGAACATTTTCAGGAGGCAGCCGTTGCCCGTTCCCGTCGCTCTATAAAAGCCCTCATTGATAATCGTCCTGAAGAGGTAAGTGTTCTTAGTAATGGTCAGGTTTCAATTGTTAATCCGAAGAATGTGAACATTGGGGAAATCATCCAGATCAAGCCAGGGGAGAAAGTTGCGCTGGATGGAGAAATGCTTAGCGAAAGCTCCTCCTTTAATACTGCCGCCCTTACTGGAGAATCAAAACCTGATACCAAGAAAAAAGGGGAGACAGTGCTTGCCGGGATGATAAACCTGGATAAGCTGGTTGAGCTAAAAGTAACTTCCGGTTATGAAGACAGTGCTTTATCAAAAATTCTCAAACTCGTTGAAGAAGCAAGTGGGAGGAAAGCAAAAACCCAAAACTTCATCACCCGCTTCGCGAAAATTTATACCCCTATAGTGGTCTTCCTTGCCATAGGTCTGGCGCTCCTCCCCTATTTCTTTGTCGACACCTATGTTTTTGAGGAATGGCTGTACCGGGCCCTGGTATTTTTGGTGATCTCCTGTCCCTGTGCGTTGGTAATCTCTATTCCGCTTGGATATTTTGGTGGTATAGGTGCCGCTTCAAGAAACGGTCTTCTTTTTAAAGGTTCCAATTTTCTCGACCTCATTACAAAGGTAGATACAGTGGTGATGGACAAAACCGGAACCCTCACAGAGGGAGTTTTTAAAGTGCAGGAGGTAAAGGTCCGATGTCTGGAAAAGGACCGGTTTTTGGCGCTAACAGCGGCACTTGAGAATAAATCCACTCATCCTATAGCTTCGGCAGTTGTAGAACACTCGGGCGACGCTTATAAACAGCTGAAAGTGCAGGACGTTGAAGAAATAGCCGGACACGGATTAAAAGGAACGGTAGACGGAAAAGAGCTTTTCGTTGGTAATGCGAAATTGTTGCAGAAGTTCAACATCTCCTATGCACCGGAAATAGAGGAAACAGTGGAAACGATTGTTGTGGTAGCAATAGATGGTAAATATGAAGGTTACATAACCATTGCCGATCAAATTAAGGAAGATGCGGTTGTAGCTATAAAGCAACTTGGGGATTTAGGAATTGACACAATTGTTATGCTCTCGGGTGATAAGGATTCTATAGTTCAAAAAGTAGCGGGGCAGTTGAAGATCGACAAAGCTTACGGTGGATTACTGCCTCAGGACAAGGTGGCTAAGGTCGAGGAACTAAAGAAACAGGGGAAAAAGGTAGCATTCGTAGGAGACGGTATAAATGATGCTCCGGTAATTACCTTAGCCGATGTAGGAATGGCCATGGGAGCCTTAGGCTCTGACGCTGCAATAGAGACCGCAGATGTGGTGATACAAACAGATCAGCCTGTCAAAATCGCCACGGCCATCAAGATCGGCAAAAAGACCCGACAGATCGTATGGCAGAATATTGGCCTCGCCTTTGGAGTAAAGGCACTGGTGCTAATTTTTGGCGCATTTGGGGTAGCATCTTTATGGGAAGCAGTTTTTGCTGACGTAGGAGTGGCATTCTTAGCCATTTTGAATGCAGTGAGACTGCAGAGAATAAAATTCTGAAGCGCCGTCTGTATCTCCTGAAGGAGATTAGATATAACATTATTTTTGGATCGATCTGGATGTAAATAGATAAATTAGAGTAGCACACTCTTTTTTAACGCAAATCAGCATTTTTCAGATGTTTTATTATTTCACTGAGAAGCCAAAAGAGAATATCTTATGAGTATCTGGTTATGGGCATTAGTATTACTTGCTGCTGTTTGGGCAGCTCATTGGGGCGCTGAACATTTAGCAAAACCTTTAAAGAAGCTACGAAAACAATGGGGTTTTTCGGTAGCTGCGGGTGGCGCCTTGATTGGCTTGGCTGCTGCCAGTCCAGAGATAGGCATCAATATTACAAGTGCAGTAACCGGAGTTGGAGATATTGGTCTGGGGACCATGTTTGGATCTAATGTTATTGCTATTCCTTTAATGGTCATAACAGCTTACATTGCGACCAGGCATCTAAAAAATAAGAACAAAGATGGAGGACACCAGGAGCACAAGAAGGAGCACCTGCTAAAAGTAGATCCCACGGCCGTAACAGTCCAGGCTTTACCGTACTTGGTAATTGTAGCAGTAGTAGCTATTTTAACCGTTCCTTCTGCCTGGCGAGGGTTACAGCCA
This Salinimicrobium tongyeongense DNA region includes the following protein-coding sequences:
- a CDS encoding dihydrolipoyl dehydrogenase family protein, producing the protein MKKYDVIVIGSGMSGMTVANKCASKGLKVAVTDELPYGGTCALRGCDPKKIIIGATEVRDFAQRLAGKGINTVPEVEWKDIMVFKQEFVDAMPEKIEKGYKHNDIDTYHGAARFIGSDAVEIASEVLKGSKIVIATGARPRQLKFDGGHLALTSTDFLNLQELPNSLIFIGGGYIAFEFAHIAKRCGAEVTIIHRGPQPLENFDKDIVHHLSEATRKLGVRLMLETNVTGIKQDAKGYTVIGETNGSETEFTAEAVFNSAGRVPHIDDLNLKKASVNYNKKGIEVNKYLQSTSNPSIYAAGDAADTDGLPLTPVAVYEGNIIASNILKGKNKKPEYPPMPSVVFTLPPMASVGLTEVEAEKAGLNIKVNSKAVPGWFNAKRLNVQEYAYKTIIDTDKSTLVGAHLIGPGVEETINFFSLAMYKEVPVRDLKKMIYAYPTMGSDITSML
- a CDS encoding GDCCVxC domain-containing (seleno)protein yields the protein METILKSVLTCSNCGHSKQEEMPTDACQFFYQCEQCKEVLRPKEGDCCVFCSFGSIPCPPIQENKSCC
- a CDS encoding efflux RND transporter periplasmic adaptor subunit, whose translation is MKFQTLYILPFLLLLSCGENAEKEENQKEEAGEPAKTEAVKEAMLSQQQFDVLDMKIDSLTTRLMSGYVQANGELEVPPQSEATVTPVIGGNVSSIIVIEGDEVQRGDVLAYIEHPEIIEVQTQYMNALNSLNYQEKEFQRQKKLYEAGVGSGQIFQRAEAELQSLEGQVAGLKAQLQQLNINPETIRNGNIQQRIPVRSPIDGAVQSVNIKTGQFVQAQSEMFHIINTKDVHVDLMVFEKDVAKVEKGQKVYFTIESLPGTELTAEIISVSKNFEQDPKAVHVHAEIIDRPENLVPGMYVRGRIAVDNQRTTALPESAIVREGGKFYAFTAEEEGDAWSFRPVEVITGTNGGEWVEVKLLKDLPEETRFAYNNAYYLMAEMQKGEGGHAH
- a CDS encoding CusA/CzcA family heavy metal efflux RND transporter, with amino-acid sequence MINKIIDFSINNKFIIGLLTVVLIGAGIWSVFQVPVDAQPDITNNQVQVITQAPNLGTEDIEQFVTYPVEIAMSNLPGVTEIRSISRFGLSVVTIVFEDDMGTYLPRQLVGEKLNAVKDEIPEGFGQPSMGPISTGLGEIYQYTLEIEEEFEDDFSPTELRTIQDWIVRRQMAMVPGVVEVNGVGGMIKQYEVAVHPDELKAIGLSISDVFAALENNNQNTGGAYIEKNHQANFIRGEGLARSVEDLEKIVVTTSGGVPITVSDVADVRIGSAVRYGALTKNGQGEAVGGMVMMLKGANSNEVIDNVKDRITQIQKSLPEGVSIKPFLDRSELTSDTTSTVTKNLLEGGLIVIFVLVLLLGNWRGGLIVASTIPLSLLFAFILMNLFDVWANLMSLGAIDFGIIVDGAVIIVESTVFTIHQRMKKRGELNKSERNSIASSSAKKMMNSAFFGQLIILIVFLPILALEGVEGKMFKPMALTFIFAMLGAMILCLTYVPMISALFLKESKKRKKSYGDKFVGWVQDKYEPLLDRSLKRGKIVLGTAIALFALAAFMFTKMGGEFIPQLDEGDIAFHIILKPGSSLDEGIATSTRIEQLLLDEYPEIEQIVTRFGVSDVPTDPMPMDIGDSFIILKDKDEWISADSKDELITKIKETIGIIPGVSYEFTQPVEMRFNELLTGVREDVAVKLYGEDLEVLASKAQEMGNIISTVEGVADMKVEATAGLPQITVNYNRNKTAQYGLQIKELNSLIQSAFAGGDAGVIFEGERRLDLVVRLQEEERTSIENIRNLFVTLPSGSQIPLKEVAEISYQPGPMQISRDNTNRRTYVGVNIRNRDVKSVVEDIQTKLDAEFELPPGYYIRYGGAFENFERASKRLQIVVPIALLLIFILIYFALKSFKQTTMIYIAIPLAAIGGIFSLWLRDMPFSISAGVGFIVLFGVAVLNGLVLISSFNELKEEGVKSLNERISLGTRSRIRPILLTALTDVLGFLPMAISSSAGAEVQRPLATVVIGGLITSTLLTLFILPILYKWVESRSGRMKFKPATGGSFALILVLFLLPVGLNAQTTELSPQVSQEEAVALALQNYPLLKNEKLRIDQEHAMKKSAWDLGETEVFMGGEELGDAGGIYTTIGVQQKGVDLLGIPFKSKLYNKKIALAEEAYDLSQLQVAQEVKIGWSRAFSAKQQYLLFQKLDSLYQKLNQAVGLRYEVEAISRLEMLTAKNKINQISIDLQQAEMDYLTAVQKLNLWLGNGQVYDVPEDFKDIPEDEIFLTEELPEDHPLLEVSEKKVAVAEAAYAAEKANFLPDFSVQYGLQKVNGATGFYNYQAGISIPILSGAAHGEAKAAKIEKKIAQRAADFQKDQVRTDFEIALSNYKRWKSSWLFYKDEVLPLLEEQREGSLLAFNEGAIEYVAFIQNLDNAMESEIKALEAFENYQIALAELQFYLTGKN
- the merTP gene encoding mercuric transport protein MerTP encodes the protein MKAKHNLLGVGILTGIASSLCCITPLLAFVAGTGGIAGAFGWLEPLRWPLVVVSLVALGFAWYLNLKATQDDDCGCDTKTEPSFFQSRTFLGGVTVFVALSLAFPYYAEAFYPSNEKEVVFVQEKNIQTTEFLVSGMPCAGCEGHVTSEVNKLNGIVSCKVSYEEGNTIVEYDSTRTNVEEVRTAIERTGYKVTKVERP
- a CDS encoding DUF6660 family protein: MKFLVVILSIYFLGLNFIPCDDTAVSENLDTISVSLEVDQDQQGDQHGTSDDCPPFCQCHCCHVHVVRFETSSFELFEPKMPFLTPLFGESPGKEIAFSHFQPPCV
- a CDS encoding Fur family transcriptional regulator, with protein sequence MKAIENFLEEKQVRPTAMRMLIFKFLAQKQMAVTLADIETAFEKSERTTIYRTIKTFEDSGIVHLIEDGSGVAKYALCEAGCNCELDSDLHLHFHCETCKETQCLTETKIPHINLPPGFTATNASLVVKGTCDKCNKE
- a CDS encoding ArsR/SmtB family transcription factor, which translates into the protein MEENSCIRKEADLNQIKRCKEQISEVEEAVGALTNKLSLVSNSVRLKILYVLQVEERLCVCDLSDILNMTIPAVSQHLRKLKDRDFVKSEKEGQTIFYSLRDDHRQLLAPFFNLLDHQPEAI